From the Oncorhynchus keta strain PuntledgeMale-10-30-2019 chromosome 13, Oket_V2, whole genome shotgun sequence genome, the window AACTGTAAAGATGTATTTgggagacaacaagtgctcattgtgcacatgtatttatgtttttaatAAACATTGAATTCGAAATAGAGTTTACATGTTGTCAGCCATTTAAAGCCAACCCCGTGTGTTTTGCCCTATAGTTGTGCAAGCGTTGATTTTGTTGCAAAACAACCAACCCTTCTAAACCTgtgagttttgatttgtttactttGTTAACGCTGCACTGGTGGTTTCTTGAGGAATTACAAGAGTTTCGCAAGTGGGGTGAATGCAGTATTACTATTTACTAGTACCTATGGAAATACACTCGGTTGTAACGACATAAAGGAAACAAGTTCGAGCATTGTTTGAAGTAATATAGATATTCAGTCACATTTGAATTGTAGTCGATTGCTGATAATTTGCAAGGGAGGAACGTACAAATTCTTCACAAAAGTTAAGTTAATAAACACTGCCCTTTTTATATGCAGATCGTCACAGCTTCACCATGGCTCGCGGCTGCCTCTGCTGCGTCAAATACATGCTGTTCCTTTTCAACCTGCTCTTCTGGGTGGGTGAATAAACTCACTGCACACATAATTTTCTAACAAATATATCTTCTGATTCTGAATTCTATTTGATTATTAAATCATAGTATACTAAATGTATAATAAAGATTAGAGTAATGACACTcatgtatttatattttattctGCCTCTTAGTTGGGGGGCTGTGGTTTGTTGGGTGTGGGGGTGTGGTTGTCTGTGTCCCAGGGCAGCTTTGCCACCCTATCACCAtccttcccctccatctctgctgCCAACCTCATCATCACCCTGGGTGCTGTCATCATGGTTACAGGCTTCCTGGGTTGTCTGGGTGCCATCAAGGAGAACAAGTGTCTGCTGCTGAGTGTGAGTGAACAACACTAACCACGATGCACCACACTACATTGCTTGGCTCATTGGCAACCTcacctgcccctctctctcttctctcgtgtTCCCTGTAGTTTTTCATCACGTTGTTGGTTATTCTGTTGGTGGAGCTGATCCTACTCATCCTGTTCTTCGTATACACAGACAATGTAAGACTCCCATAGAAGCCACCTGTCAATTCAACCCCTGGTTATCCTTCCACCTATGGTTCCTGTTCCCATAGTGCTCTGTGCCTCTGCCTACATTTCTCATGATCCACTGTGTGCAGGTGAGTGAGAACGCCAGACAGGACCTGAAAGAGGGACTTACTCTGTACAGCACCAACAACAACGCAGGCCTCCGCAACGCCTGGAACACCATACAGACAGAGGTACAGTACCTCTTAGTAACTACTAATGAgctaccatacaaccccacacTAATAGCATAGCATTCCATCAAGGGAGAGGTGCAAtatgtaaccctgtctcctctctctccctgtcagtgGCATTGTTGTGGGGTGAATGGGTACACAG encodes:
- the LOC118392481 gene encoding tetraspanin-9-like isoform X1 codes for the protein MSRKQMCTFLWGAEVSVILDGQIASKNEKCHVGNHRHSFTMARGCLCCVKYMLFLFNLLFWLGGCGLLGVGVWLSVSQGSFATLSPSFPSISAANLIITLGAVIMVTGFLGCLGAIKENKCLLLSFFITLLVILLVELILLILFFVYTDNVSENARQDLKEGLTLYSTNNNAGLRNAWNTIQTEWHCCGVNGYTDWHTALQEKVVPDHCCQNIYQDCGRNATNQFWTQGCYEKVEEWLDDNKHLLGTIAMCVLVIQLLGMAFSMTLYQQIHRSGKKYEA
- the LOC118392481 gene encoding tetraspanin-9-like isoform X2; this translates as MARGCLCCVKYMLFLFNLLFWLGGCGLLGVGVWLSVSQGSFATLSPSFPSISAANLIITLGAVIMVTGFLGCLGAIKENKCLLLSFFITLLVILLVELILLILFFVYTDNVSENARQDLKEGLTLYSTNNNAGLRNAWNTIQTEWHCCGVNGYTDWHTALQEKVVPDHCCQNIYQDCGRNATNQFWTQGCYEKVEEWLDDNKHLLGTIAMCVLVIQLLGMAFSMTLYQQIHRSGKKYEA